One region of Culex pipiens pallens isolate TS chromosome 2, TS_CPP_V2, whole genome shotgun sequence genomic DNA includes:
- the LOC120429778 gene encoding uncharacterized protein LOC120429778: MVYFTYRAVSEYITARNNGTTINGNRTLDQIVDSFGSWETMCLVGVCILVILVFSILFAYSVAATVNTFFIIALVSLALALCYTAIQAYTTWSEGNVTSAKTWLGTSLMWILLLPLILLYAARFAMALFRRNSKEAIGSIKAACKSIRLSAVFFSSGVDCLLFMAIVLSGMVALKMASVGNTYSSALPVFVMLLFKFILSTFKSMVLAYIAIPKKAALSLGAAFRFVESNDFIIIGLWELAATIIFSVKILWQIYDWMNLGAIGFIILFVIKIVWMAMQLCLGKRIRKIYAYLQLANFKNAYIVRAISGKSFIASAKHAGKMLREDSLQDTDSIFQLLHLAPMCVLAPLGYAFFSWQQIGPTIVAAVGTYYIIATFLHPFKVVVKTAEFSKLIVREDNAGPSRDHP; this comes from the exons atggTATATTTCACTTATCGTGCAGTTTCAGAATACATCACGGCGAGGAACAACGGAACCACCATCAATGGTAACCGG ACTTTGGACCAGATAGTCGACAGTTTCGGTTCCTGGGAAACCATGTGTTTGGTGGGGGTGTGCATACTGGTGATCCTGGTATTCAGCATTTTGTTTGCCTATTCTGTGGCGGCCACGGTTAATACTTTCTTTATAATCGCGTTGGTCTCCTTAGCCTTAG CATTGTGCTACACTGCGATCCAGGCTTACACTACGTGGTCGGAAGGAAACGTAACTTCGGCTAAGACGTGGCTCGGTACAAGCCTCATGTGGATCCTCTTACTGCCGTTGATCTTGTTGTATGCTGCTCGGTTCGCTATGGCGCTTTTTCGCCGCAACAGTAAGGAAGCCATCGGGAGCATCAAGGCGGCATGCAA ATCCATAAGGTTGTCGGCGGTGTTTTTTTCATCCGGGGTGGACTGCCTGCTATTTATGGCGATCGTTTTAAGCGGCATGGTCGCGCTGAAAATGGCATCCGTCGGAAATACGTACTCAAGT GCTCTGCCGGTATTCGTGATGCTGTTGTTTAAGTTCATCTTATCAACCTTCAAGAGCATGGTGCTGGCATACATAGCAATCCCAAAAAAGGCAGCTCTTTCATTGGGCGCTGCGTTTCGCTTTGTCGAATCGAACGACTTTATTATAATCGGCCTATGGGAACTTGCAGCCACAATAATATTTAGTGTTAAAATTTTGTGGCAGATTTACGACTGGATGAATCTGGGGGCAATTGGATTCATCATACTGTTTGTTATCAAGATAGTGTGGATGGCTATGCAATTGTGCCTGGGGAAACGAATCAGAAAAATTTACGCATATCTGCAGCTTGCCAACTTTAAAAATGCGTACATCGTGCGTGCCATCTCCGGCAAGAGCTTCATCGCCAGCGCCAAGCACGCGGGAAAAATGCTTCGTGAAGATTCACTGCAGGACACCGACTCTATATTTCAACTTCTACACCTGGCCCCGATGTGCGTGTTGGCTCCGCTTGGCTACGCGTTTTTTTCCTGGCAGCAGATTGGTCCGACAATTGTTGCGGCTGTCGGGACATACTATATCATAGCAACATTTTTGCACCCCTTCAAAGTGGTGGTGAAAACAGCAGAGTTTTCCAAAC TGATCGTACGTGAAGACAACGCAGGACCATCaagagaccatccataa
- the LOC120429777 gene encoding solute carrier family 26 member 10-like, translated as MSKKGHFDPRFNIGGGVAGGGGGGGNAGDGLTNRGFYQDLTDDGGRSLDATDSAEKLPQLTVARPHYQQEELNNEMNYRKPKTRMCQAVLAGVKSFSARRCLGNVLPIFNWLSEYSWERDFLADLISGCTVAVMHIPQGMGYALLANVPPIVGIYMAFFPVLIYFLLGTSRHNSMGTFAVISIMVGKSVLTHSTAGAALKMAESGVGNGTDVVGGGVTVADVTLPGRGPIEVAAAVCFIVGAMQLLMYVCRLGVVSFLLSDTLVSGFTTGAAIHVLTSQIKDLLGLSLPPITGNFKIVNTYIAIFSDIARVNYSAILISTVTIVLIVINNEFLKPKVAKRSAIPIPIELIAVISGTLLSQYLGLNEHYAIKTIGHIPTGFPAPSLPDLALFRVLLLDCFTIAMVAYAVSVSMGLIFAQKQNYEIDFNQELLAMGASNVFGSFFSCMPFSASLSRSMIQFTVGGKTQIASVISCGILAVVLLWVGPFFEPLPRCVLAGIIVVSLKGLLMQVTQFVDFWRLSCVDALVWMVTFLTVVLVAIDIGLLVGIALSVIFIFLKGMKPYTCLMENVPNTDLYLDVKRYKGTIDIAGVKIFHFCGSLNFATRAGFKSSLCQLLNINLTEEIKQLNSGDYKRQQNLLRCLVLDFTAVSYIDTSAVSSLKSLINEFDKLSIKILVAGAPCPVYEMMLKCKLVGPAVEREYCKVFPTVHDAVHWGKECIAQDSGRISVVGLEGGVV; from the exons ATGAGCAAAAAGGGACACTTTGATCCGCGGTTCAACATCGGCggcggagtggccggaggtggTGGCGGCGGTGGAAACGCCGGGGACGGTTTAACGAACCGTGGCTTCTACCAGGACCTCACGGACGATGGCGGCCGGTCGCTGGATGCGACCGACTCGGCGGAGAAGCTGCCTCAGCTGACCGTGGCCAGACCACACTACCAGCAGGAGGAGCTGAACAACGAGATGAACTACCGGAAGCCAAAGACGCGGATGTGCCAGGCGGTGCTGGCCGGCGTGAAATCGTTCAGTGCCCGAAGGTGCCTCGGCAATGTTCTGCCGATCTTCAACTGGCTGTCGGAGTACTCCTGGGAGCGGGACTTCCTGGCCGATCTGATCAGCGGTTGTACGGTGGCCGTGATGCACATCCCCCAGGGCATGGGGTACGCCCTGTTGGCTAATGTCCCCCCGATCGTGGGAATCTACATGGCGTTCTTCCCGGTGCTGATCTACTTTCTGCTCGGGACTTCGCGCCACAACTCGATGGGCACGTTTGCGGTGATCTCGATCATGGTCGGCAAGTCGGTGCTGACGCATTCGACGGCCGGGGCGGCACTGAAGATGGCCGAGTCGGGGGTTGGGAATGGGACTGATGTGGTGGGTGGTGGAGTTACGGTGGCAGATGTTACCTTGCCTGGGCGGGGGCCGATCGAGGTGGCAGCGGCGGTGTGCTTCATTGTGGGAGCGATGCAG CTCCTGATGTACGTCTGCCGGCTGGGCGTCGTCTCGTTCCTGCTCTCGGACACGCTCGTGTCGGGCTTCACCACCGGAGCGGCCATCCACGTGCTCACGTCACAGATAAAAGATCTGCTCGGCCTGTCGCTGCCGCCCATCACCGGCAACTTTAAGATCGTCAAC ACGTACATCGCCATATTCTCGGATATTGCCCGCGTCAACTACTCGGCGATCCTCATATCAACCGTTACAATTGTGTTGATAGTGATAAATAATGAGTTCCTCAAG CCAAAGGTTGCCAAACGGAGCGCCATTCCGATTCCGATCGAGCTGATTGCGGTCATCAGTGGGACGCTGCTGTCGCAATACCTGGGCCTGAACGAGCATTATGCCATCAAGACGATCGGCCACATTCCGACCGGCTTCCCGG CGCCCTCCCTCCCGGACCTGGCCCTGTTCCGTGTCCTACTGCTCGACTGCTTCACGATCGCGATGGTCGCGTACGCCGTGTCCGTCTCGATGGGTCTGATCTTCGCCCAGAAGCAAAACTACGAGATCGACTTCAACCAGGAACTGCTGGCGATGGGTGCCAGCAACGTGTTTGGATCGTTCTTTTCGTGCATGCCCTTCTCGGCGTCGCTTTCCCGCTCGATGATCCAGTTCACCGTTGGAGGGAAGACGCAGATTGCTTCGGTTATTTCGTGCGGAATTTTGGCCGTTGTGTTGCTGTGGGTTGGACCGTTTTTTGAACCACTGCCGAGGTGTGTTTTAGCGGGGATCATCGTGGTGTCGCTGAAGGGACTGCTGATGCAGGTGACTCAATTTGTGGACTTTTGGCGGTTGAGCTGCGTGGACGCGCTCGTTTGGATGGTGACCTTCCTGACGGTGGTGCTGGTCGCGATCGACATCGGACTGCTGGTGGGGATCGCGTTGAGTGTGATCTTCATCTTCCTTAAGGGCATGAAACCGTACACGTGCCTCATGGAGAACGTCCCCAACACGGACCTGTACCTGGATGTGAAACGCTACAAGGGCACGATCGATATCGCCGGCGTCAAGATCTTCCACTTTTGCGGAAGTCTAAACTTTGCGACCCGCGCCGGCTTCAAGTCCAGCCTCTGCCAGCTGCTGAACATCAACCTGACCGAGGAGATCAAGCAGCTCAACAGCGGAGACTACAAACGTCAGCAGAACCTGCTTCGCTGCCTGGTTCTGGATTTCACCGCGGTCAGTTACATCGACACCTCGGCCGTTTCCTCGCTGAAGTCGCTGATCAACGAGTTCGATAAGCTGTCGATCAAGATCCTCGTCGCCGGGGCGCCCTGTCCGGTGTACGAGATGATGCTCAAGTGTAAGCTGGTGGGCCCGGCCGTTGAGCGGGAGTACTGCAAGGTTTTTCCCACGGTGCACGATGCTGTGCACTGGGGCAAGGAGTGCATCGCGCAGGACTCCGGCCGGATTAGTGTCGTGGGGTTGGAGGGCGGCGTTGTGTGA